Proteins found in one Primulina eburnea isolate SZY01 chromosome 16, ASM2296580v1, whole genome shotgun sequence genomic segment:
- the LOC140816209 gene encoding DEAD-box ATP-dependent RNA helicase 15-like yields the protein MGENKDNDAYEEELLDYEEEDEKAADSVTAKVNGETAKKGYVGIHSSGFRDFLLKPELLRAIVDSGFEHPSEVQHECIPQAILGMDVICQAKSGMGKTAVFVLSTLQQIEPISGQVAALVLCHTRELAYQICHEVERFSTYLPDIKVAVFYGGVNIKVHKDLLKNECPHIVVGTPGRILALARDKELSLRNVRHFILDECDKMLESLDMRRDVQEIFKMTPHDKQVMMFSATLSKEIRPVCKKFMQDPMEIYVDDEAKLTLHGLVQHYIKLSELEKNRKLNDLLDALDFNQVVIFVKSVTRAAELNKLLVECNFPSICIHSGMSQEERLTRYKGFKEGHKRILVATDLVGRGIDIERVNIVINYDMPDSADTYLHRVGRAGRFGTKGLAITFVSSASDSDVLNQVQERFEVDIKELPEQIDTSTYMPS from the exons ATGGGAGAGAATAAGGACAACGACGCTTACGAAGAGGAGCTTCTCGACTACGAGGAGGAAGACGAAAAGGCAGCAGACTCCGTCACCGCCAAAGTCAACGGCGAGACCGCCAAGAA GGGTTATGTAGGCATTCACAGTTCAGGATTCAGAGATTTCCTCTTGAAGCCAGAGCTTTTACGGGCTATTGTGGATTCTGGATTTGAGCATCCGTCAGAAG TGCAACACGAATGCATACCTCAAGCTATTTTGGGAATGGATGTTATTTGCCAAGCAAAATCCGGTATGGGGAAAACTGCTGTGTTTGTTCTCTCAACATTGCAGCAGATTGAACCTATTTCAGGTCAAGTTGCTGCTCTCGTTCTGTGTCATACAAGGGAATTGGCTTACCAG ATCTGTCACGAGGTTGAGCGGTTCAGCACATATTTACCGGATATCAAAGTTGCTGTATTTTATGGTGGTGTCAACATTAAAGTCCACAAGGATCTCTTGAAGAATGAATGCCCTCACATTGTCGTGGGAACACCTGGAAGGATACTTGCTCTGGCAAGAGATAAGGAACTTTCTTTGAGGAATGTGAGGCATTTCATTCTGGATGAATGTGATAAGATGCTCGAGTCCCTTG ATATGAGGAGAGATGTTCAGGAGATCTTTAAGATGACACCTCATGATAAACAAGTTATGATGTTCTCAGCCACACTCAGCAAAGAGATTCGACCAGTTTGCAAGAAATTCATGCAAGAT CCAATGGAAATCTATGTGGACGATGAGGCCAAGTTGACCCTCCATGGTCTTGTGCAG CACTACATCAAATTAAGTGAGCTGGAGAAAAACCGGAAGCTGAATGATCTACTCGATGCATTGGACTTCAATCAAGTTGTCATTTTTGTCAAAAGCGTCACTAGAGCTGCCGAGCTTAACAAGTTGCTCGTGGAGTGTAATTTCCCATCTATTTGCATTCATTCTGGCATGTCTCAGGAAGAAAG ATTGACTCGGTACAAGGGATTCAAAGAAGGGCACAAGAGAATTCTAGTTGCAACAGATCTGGTGGGAAGAGGAATAGACATTGAACGGGTGAACATTGTGATTAACTACGATATGCCTGATTCAGCTGACACTTATCTCCATCGG GTGGGTAGAGCTGGGCGATTTGGAACCAAAGGACTTGCCATCACGTTTGTTTCTTCTGCATCCGATTCAGATGTTCTTAATCAG GTTCAGGAGAGATTTGAAGTTGACATCAAAGAGCTTCCAGAGCAGATTGATACATCTACATACA